The Coregonus clupeaformis isolate EN_2021a unplaced genomic scaffold, ASM2061545v1 scaf0544, whole genome shotgun sequence genome contains the following window.
TAGAattagtttagccttttagatcacaatgaataagatcaTGGGACAGGGgtgagctgatcctagatcagcactcctactctgagatgcggCCCCAGGCCTGCAAAGGCTGACACTGGTCAGTAAGATACATATCTATATCACAGTAAGCAGGGTTGGTGTCTTGCCTCAAACTTTACCTCCTCAAACTTCTTGGCCTTGTATTGCTCTGCTCCCTTCAGGAAGTTCAAGAGGATGATGTCACAAAGCACGGTGCCCTGCGACCAATCCAAGGCAGACAAAGAAAACAAGgttgtagaatagaatagaatggaattgAAAaaatgagaagagagaagagaggagaagagaagagaataacTTTGTCAACTAGCCTAGAGGTGTGGATACTGTGTGGATACAATTGTCAGAAGGTAGCGACTGAAAAGCAGGGCTCACCACTCCAACTGACGTAAAGGCAGCTACCATGTTGATCAGAGTAGGGATCATGTTAAACTTCCCTGCCTGTAAGAAACAAATTAAGTATTTTACAGAAGTAAACACACATCCacgcacagacagagacagacagacacacgcacacactcgtacacacgcacacacagcatcAAAAACACTCACATTTCCATTGACCAGCACATCAAACCGGATGGCATAGGCCTTGAGCAGAGTACGGTAATCTGTCCCGTTGTCCATCTTGTAGTACTTAGCATACCTATCAGCCCAACATGGACAGAAAGTAAGGACATGGGCAATGCACATTGGTTGACAGTTTATCCTACCCTGAGTCACTAGTTTTAGACAATTTACAAAGAGCCAAGGTCAAGGGGTTACTTGGTCAGAGGTCATGGCTACCTGAAGTTGTACCCGTGGGACACGCCTCTACTCAAGGTCAAGGGCTCACCATAGAGATCTCATCTTTGTATTTGTGCCATTATGGCATCAGTGAcagccattgaggctatctccattcaGAAgaagtcaattttcttcttcttttgtgtTTCGAAAAAGCGTAAAGCTAATATTGGTGTTTTATCACCACCTGCAGTGCTGGAGTCCTGAACCAAATCTTGTGTGTCATTCATTTattgtggccactagatggcggtGATCTGGCTCAGTGGTTTTCAACTGGTGTACCTTGAGGAATGGTGTTACTTTTCCTAATCTGGATGATTTTTTGGAACACTCACTTATAAACGTGACCTGTGAAATGCTCAAGGAATTTTGAATTAGGAGCACCAGTGCCGCTCAGATAATAcattgaatggcacacatatggTTACGTCTTTATCATTATTTGAAGTCTGGTGCGCTCAGGCTGTTGTTACCTTTGTATCATTTGAAGGGCAGGCATCAGGAGCAAAGTCATTTGTATAATTTTACTTTGCCTGTGACTGAGAACCATTAGCACAGGCAAGTCTGATTAGGCTTACCTGTACCGCAGCCTCTGCCATAGAAAAATACAGAGCATggctttgtggtcctctgtagctcagctggtagagcacggcgcttgtaacgccaaggtagtgggttcgatccccgggaccacccatacacaaatgtatgcacgcatgactgtaagtcgctttggataaaagcgtctgctaaatggcatattattatttgtgTCCCTTGTTGCACCTTTACAATGCAGAAAACCAATGTCTCTAACACAAACCATTCAAAACGAATGACCTATTTCACCAAatctacatttttttatttttagcacGGATTCACAGGACGCTCTTAAATGGGTACCGAAAAATGTGTCATAATGAGTAAGGAACTATGAAAATAGTTCAAATAAACCCTATTTAATCTATAAAAACGTTTGTCTCTGAAAAAACAATATTGGCAGTTTGGATCAGATGAGACGGAGGTAATTTACACTAAATCAATTAATAGGGACATTTTAGGTGTGCCACCGAATTCTTTATACCATCAAGGTGTGCCACAGTTAAacaaggttgggaaccactgatctagCATAAAGCTATTTACTAACCATAGGCAACCTAATTTGAAGAAGACGCTCTCTCTGATCATTGACTGATGGCTCCCAACACATAGGAATCCGCACccatttgactactttaaaatggtgtaagccgtcaatggcaatgtccatgcaaaAAACAGGTTATATCCATCTAGatatctctatgtatctctatggGTCTCACTCTCTAAAGGCCAGAGGTTagaagaggtcagaggtcatggcTACCTGAAGTTGTACCCAGGGGAGACGCTGTTCTTCTCCGACATGGCATCCAGCCGGGTGAAGGAGTAGGAGGGGTTACACTCATCCTCTGACTTATCCAGGTCACACATCCAGCCAATCTTTATACCTATCACCCCTCCCTGTACAAAGGGGTTGACATATATTTAGAACATCTCTCTCATTATTTACTGTATGAGAAGGGGGAAAAGTCAGCGTATGAATGTAGCCTAAAGGGGAAGGAGTGAATATAGCCCAAGGGGagtaaaaagagagaaagagagcatcaTATGTGAGTATATAAAAATAACTGTGAATAGAAATCCCAGGAGGCTGctaataatgtccggaacggagctactggaatggcatcaaacacctggaaaccatgtgtttgatgtatttgataccattccactgatccCACTCCAGTCATTAACACGAGCCCgtactccccaattaaggtgccaccaacctcctgtgatagaaATATGTCAAGTTAATATGCTAGTATTGATATATACCTGGGAGTGAACCACCATACCTTCTGTGCCAGCGTGGTGAAGTTCTGGTGTGCGTAGCGGATGACGTCCCCCACCCTGAAGATGGGGCAGTAGGTGTTGTTCTCATGGTCAAAGTTACACGCCTTGATGTACTGAGGGGTGATGGTGGGGAGGAAGTTACCCCtgagacacgcacgcacacacgcacatataaacacagaagagagaggggaccAGTTAGAGTTGTTACATGATTATCACTATCATCTTCATCACCAATGTCACCTttatcgtcatcatcatcatgatcgtcatcatcatcatcatcattgtcatcatcatcatcatcatcatcgtcatcatcatcggcatcatcatcgtcatcaacatcatcatcatcgtcatgatcataatcatcatcatcatcaacatcatcatcatcatcatcgtcgtcttcatcatcgtcatcatcaacgtcatcatcatcatcatcatcgtcatcgtcatcgtcatcatcatcatcatcatcatcagtcttACTTGGTGAAATTGAAGAGGGGGAAACGGATGCTGTTCTTGATGAAGATGGTGAAGTTCTCCACCTCCATCATAGGATGCCTGAGGGAAGGTCAGAAAGAGAATCATGTTCcttcatctacacacacacacacacacacacacccacggtTACCCACGTCTTGATGTAGTCGATCTCCGCAGGGCACCAGCCTCTGATCTCACAGGTGTTGAGGGTGTCGTTGAAACGTACACACCTGCCGGTCGGAAGACCtgagggagagcgggagggaaaagagagagggagaaagaggtaggggatagagagacagagagagagagagagaaggagtataTACAGGATGACAAAGAAAGGGGGAGGACGGATAGGGACAATAAATGACAAAGACCAAACCATTCTCATGGGAGCAACTATTTGGCGAACTCCGTAACATCTTCTATCCTCTTAAGGAAAGAGAATAAGAAAAGGAAGAGAATTGATACAGAAAAAGTGGAGGAACCTCACCATTTCCCCCAGGCTTGTTGAGGAACTTAGTGCAGTTGTTGTCGTGCGTACACTTGTATTTCATCTCACTCTGTGTATCACACATAATACAGAATTAGAGTAAAatacagagatagacagacagagcgagagacagacagacagacacaaagagagacagagagagagagacagacagaaagacagacacaaagagacagacagagacagacagacagacagacagacagacagacagacagacagacagacagacagacagacagacgatagacagacacaaagagacagacagagagagagagagcgagagaattcacaaaatgggacaaacaccaaattgagactctgcatacagaattctgcaaaaatatcctccgtgtacaacgaaaaccaccaaataatgcatgcagagcagaattaggccaatactcgctaattatcaaaatccagaaaagagccgttaaattctataaccacttaaaaggaagcgattcccaaaccttccataacaaagctatcacatacagagagatgaacttggagaagagtcccctaagtaagctggtcctagcactctgttcacaaacacaaacagaccccacagagccccaggacaacaacttcaacacaattagacccaaccaaatcatgagaaaacaaaaagagatttacttgacacattggaaagaattaacaaaaaaacagagcaaactagaatgctatttggctctaaacagagagaacacagtggtagaatacctgaccactgtgactgacccaaacttaaggaaagctttgactatgtacactacagactcagtgagcatagccttgctattgagaaaggccaccgtaggcagacctggctctcaagagaagacaggctatgtgcacactgcccacaaaatgaggtggaaactgagctgcacttcctaacctcctgccaaatgtatgaccatattagagacacatatttccctcagattacagagatccacaaagaattcgaaaacaaacccaattttgataaactcccttatctactgggtgaaaaaccacagtgtgccatcaaagcagcaatatttgtgacctgttgccacaagaaaagggcaaccagtgaagaacaaacaccattgtaaatacaacacatatttatgtttatttattttcccatttgtactttaactatttgcacattgttacaacactgtatatagacataatatgacattttaaatgtctttattattttggaacttctgagtgtaatgtttactgttaatatttattgtttatttcacttttgtttacagtcaacatcacttgctttggcaatgttaacatacatttcccatgccaataaagcccttaaattgaattgagagagacagacagacagacacaaagagacatacagagagagagacagacacagagagagagagagcaagagagagggagacagacagacacagagagagagagcaagagagagcgagacagacagacacagagagagagtgagagagagagagagagagagagagagaaagagagagagagagagagagagagagagagagaaagagagacagacagacagacagacagacagagagagagagagagagagagagagagagagagagagagagagagagagagagagagagagagagagagagagagagagacagacagaaagaaagagagacagacagatagagagagagaaagagagatacagagagagagagagagacagacagacagacagacatagagacagagagagagagagagagagagagagagagagagagagagagagagagagagagagagagagagagagagagagagagagagagagagaacatacccCAGTCAGGCTCAATGGTAGAGTAAGTGGTCTCACCTCGGGACAGTATCCCTGCACCTGGTTATCTGTGGTGATGAGTTTAGTGATGATGCAGAACACAGAGGCCCCCTgtcagacccccccccccccacacacacacacagacacacaacacacacacacacacacacacacacacacatttacattgacCAGCACATCAAACCTGATGTCATAATCCACACATACCAGTATCAATATTTGGTATCCATTTTCTATTAAGTATTATGTGATTTTTAAAGGGCTTTTAACAAATCCATTAGCCACAAAGTGCTTACAGCAACCCAGATATAAACAAAGATTGAGCAAGCAGGGGAGACAGAGGCTATAAAAAAACTATACAAAGGCTCCTTAGGCTATCAATCAATGCCAGTTGCCAACATTAACACAAGTAATACAAATATCTCAGACCATAATCAATAGAGtattgtctcagtgtgtgtgtgcttgggtaCCTACgtgcacgcatgtgtgtgtgtctatgtgtgtgcgtgcacacgtACAGATCtttacgtgtgtttgtgtgttacctgAGAGGGAGTAACGTACTCAGCCACGTCCATGACTCGGTTGTTGTAGAGTCCAAAGCCTTTGACTTTGGTCATGACAGACGACTCTATAGCCGTGTCTCTGATCTGGTACGCCTTCTCATGCACAAACACCCACCTGAGAGAggtgcaggagaggagagaaagaaggagagaaagaagagagagaaggggaatagAAAGAGATAgataggggatggagagagaggggttgagataacataatgggaaaatcatTCAATCACATTTTCCCTTCTCTTTCTGTTACGTATAGAGTACATAAATAATAATGAATGATCTATGAGTCTTGGAAGACTAGCCCTTTGTTGGGCTAAAATATATCCTAATTAACAAACAATAGATTAATAAGATTCAGCTCCATAAGCACAAGACGTTGAAAAGACGTTTGGTTGAAAAGATGTTGAAAGACGTTAAAAATACATAATTTTGGTTGAAAAAAGGTTG
Protein-coding sequences here:
- the p2rx3b gene encoding P2X purinoceptor 3b isoform X2, with the translated sequence MLCGLERLGDRGGSVHFLLLGQSGSNILPGETEEEKEKQGGVERIWMWSCITDFFTYETTKSVVVKSWTIGIINRVVQLLIITYFIGWVFVHEKAYQIRDTAIESSVMTKVKGFGLYNNRVMDVAEYVTPSQGASVFCIITKLITTDNQVQGYCPESEMKYKCTHDNNCTKFLNKPGGNGLPTGRCVRFNDTLNTCEIRGWCPAEIDYIKTHPMMEVENFTIFIKNSIRFPLFNFTKGNFLPTITPQYIKACNFDHENNTYCPIFRVGDVIRYAHQNFTTLAQKGGVIGIKIGWMCDLDKSEDECNPSYSFTRLDAMSEKNSVSPGYNFRYAKYYKMDNGTDYRTLLKAYAIRFDVLVNGNAGKFNMIPTLINMVAAFTSVGVGTVLCDIILLNFLKGAEQYKAKKFEEVSDTEIENSISSNELYRSRELIGVEKQSNDSGAFSIGQWNGVFEGKGAGDGNL
- the p2rx3b gene encoding P2X purinoceptor 3b isoform X3, producing MLCGLERLGDRGGSVHFLLLGQSGSNILPGETEEEKEKQGGVERIWMWSCITDFFTYETTKSVVVKSWTIGIINRVVQLLIITYFIGWVFVHEKAYQIRDTAIESSVMTKVKGFGLYNNRVMDVAEYVTPSQSEMKYKCTHDNNCTKFLNKPGGNGLPTGRCVRFNDTLNTCEIRGWCPAEIDYIKTHPMMEVENFTIFIKNSIRFPLFNFTKGNFLPTITPQYIKACNFDHENNTYCPIFRVGDVIRYAHQNFTTLAQKGGVIGIKIGWMCDLDKSEDECNPSYSFTRLDAMSEKNSVSPGYNFRYAKYYKMDNGTDYRTLLKAYAIRFDVLVNGNAGKFNMIPTLINMVAAFTSVGVGTVLCDIILLNFLKGAEQYKAKKFEEVKFEVSDTEIENSISSNELYRSRELIGVEKQSNDSGAFSIGQWNGVFEGKGAGDGNL
- the p2rx3b gene encoding P2X purinoceptor 3b isoform X1, with amino-acid sequence MLCGLERLGDRGGSVHFLLLGQSGSNILPGETEEEKEKQGGVERIWMWSCITDFFTYETTKSVVVKSWTIGIINRVVQLLIITYFIGWVFVHEKAYQIRDTAIESSVMTKVKGFGLYNNRVMDVAEYVTPSQGASVFCIITKLITTDNQVQGYCPESEMKYKCTHDNNCTKFLNKPGGNGLPTGRCVRFNDTLNTCEIRGWCPAEIDYIKTHPMMEVENFTIFIKNSIRFPLFNFTKGNFLPTITPQYIKACNFDHENNTYCPIFRVGDVIRYAHQNFTTLAQKGGVIGIKIGWMCDLDKSEDECNPSYSFTRLDAMSEKNSVSPGYNFRYAKYYKMDNGTDYRTLLKAYAIRFDVLVNGNAGKFNMIPTLINMVAAFTSVGVGTVLCDIILLNFLKGAEQYKAKKFEEVKFEVSDTEIENSISSNELYRSRELIGVEKQSNDSGAFSIGQWNGVFEGKGAGDGNL
- the p2rx3b gene encoding P2X purinoceptor 3b isoform X4, which translates into the protein MWSCITDFFTYETTKSVVVKSWTIGIINRVVQLLIITYFIGWVFVHEKAYQIRDTAIESSVMTKVKGFGLYNNRVMDVAEYVTPSQGASVFCIITKLITTDNQVQGYCPESEMKYKCTHDNNCTKFLNKPGGNGLPTGRCVRFNDTLNTCEIRGWCPAEIDYIKTHPMMEVENFTIFIKNSIRFPLFNFTKGNFLPTITPQYIKACNFDHENNTYCPIFRVGDVIRYAHQNFTTLAQKGGVIGIKIGWMCDLDKSEDECNPSYSFTRLDAMSEKNSVSPGYNFRYAKYYKMDNGTDYRTLLKAYAIRFDVLVNGNAGKFNMIPTLINMVAAFTSVGVGTVLCDIILLNFLKGAEQYKAKKFEEVKFEVSDTEIENSISSNELYRSRELIGVEKQSNDSGAFSIGQWNGVFEGKGAGDGNL